From a single Stomoxys calcitrans chromosome 4, idStoCalc2.1, whole genome shotgun sequence genomic region:
- the LOC106083890 gene encoding uncharacterized protein LOC106083890 yields the protein MANCKFVVLLLMVVILKEYATQAKVVDFSKDIKLQKYLKIHQCRQKCYLKTLMKTNTNAVKENLMNFSTCRGIPDCYMCYDYCQVLPKAVPDLAQKMCSDQVYCSKGCRIACSQHKILERPMEE from the exons ATGGCGAATTGTAAATTTGTTGTTCTCTTATTGATGGTTGTAATACTCAAGGAGTATGCGACACAGGCTAAAGTTGTAGATTTCTCCAAGGACATCAAACTGCAGAAATATTTGAAGATACATCAATGTCGTCAAAAGTGTTATTTAAAG ACTCTTATGAAAACCAACACCAATGCCGTTAAGGAGAATTTAATGAATTTCAGCACTTGTCGCGGTATTCCTGATTGTTACATGTGCTACGATTACTGTCAAGTTCTGCCCAAGGCGGTTCCTGATCTGGCTCAAAAGATGTGTAGCGATCAGGTCTATTGTTCCAAGGGTTGCCGTATTGCATGTTCACAACACAAAATATTAGAGCGACCTATGGAGGAGTAG